One genomic region from Evansella sp. LMS18 encodes:
- the motS gene encoding flagellar motor protein MotS, which yields MIKRRPQTRPDKGSPKWMVTFSDLMTLILVFFILLFSMSVVDANKFRAISESFQERSVFDFNPSIIPFENPAPDTEPGDDPFEQEDPFESFLEGEAEEGEGQLDQFLEEVIEFLDSQDLLEAITASRDDRGVVLVLQEQVLFASAEADVIPDAVPFLDKVGTLLESVPNIVKVEGHTDSRPISTHRYPSNWELSGARASSVIRYLVDQHNLDPERFISVGYGETKPVVPNTSEENLQQNRRVVIVISDPAMEEEDLF from the coding sequence ATGATTAAAAGAAGACCCCAGACTCGGCCTGACAAAGGGAGTCCTAAGTGGATGGTAACATTCTCTGACCTGATGACGCTGATTCTCGTCTTTTTTATTCTTCTTTTTTCTATGTCAGTTGTGGATGCAAATAAGTTTCGGGCCATTTCAGAGTCTTTCCAGGAACGCTCAGTTTTCGATTTTAATCCTTCCATTATTCCTTTTGAAAACCCTGCACCTGATACAGAGCCGGGGGATGACCCGTTTGAGCAGGAGGATCCTTTTGAGAGCTTTCTGGAAGGTGAAGCGGAAGAAGGAGAGGGGCAGCTTGATCAATTTTTAGAGGAGGTTATCGAATTCCTCGACTCTCAGGATTTATTAGAGGCCATTACAGCATCAAGAGATGACAGGGGCGTCGTGCTGGTATTGCAGGAACAGGTGTTATTTGCTTCTGCAGAAGCGGATGTGATTCCAGATGCTGTTCCTTTCCTTGATAAAGTAGGGACCCTTCTTGAGTCTGTGCCAAATATAGTGAAAGTGGAAGGGCATACAGACAGCAGGCCTATTAGTACCCACAGGTACCCTTCTAACTGGGAGCTATCCGGGGCCAGGGCCAGCAGTGTTATAAGATACTTAGTTGATCAGCATAATCTTGATCCCGAAAGATTTATATCAGTAGGCTACGGGGAAACAAAACCGGTCGTCCCTAATACCTCTGAAGAAAATCTTCAGCAAAACCGACGGGTAGTTATTGTCATCTCTGA